Within the Phaseolus vulgaris cultivar G19833 chromosome 9, P. vulgaris v2.0, whole genome shotgun sequence genome, the region ATTAGTCCTTTGATTGTTCAAAGAATCTGGCCTTGCATCCACCTTTTCAGCAGTGTCCAGAGAGTTTGCCTCCACAATTAGTTGTGACCTTTCATCCAGCAAATTTTCTAAACTTCTTCTACCCGGGTACTTTTCTTGTGCTTTAAATGCAATGCAGAGAAATGAGGCAAGCAACAACACAAGAACAACAAATATAGCGATACGCACCAATAATTGCAGGCTAAAGATGTTCTCTACAATTATAACAACCATAAGGTATGCAGCAACAACCAGAGCcatgaaagaaaatatattcaaatacTTCCTTTCTTCATCCTCACGAGTGTTGTGGATTCTTACAAACCACATAAGCAGCAAAGTATTTATAGGTGGCAAGAGTGCTAGCATCAGAAGATATGACACAGGCTTGTTGTTGAATATTGTTTTGTACACTTGAATTAATATTGCTCCACTCAGACCAAGAAATCCCTATCAAAAGAGGAAAAACCCAATGGCCAAACTTGAACAAAATGCTAGACACCAAGGATCAAAGGAGCATACTGTTTAGTGTACAAAGTGTCTAATCGAATATGATCTCCAACAATCCTATAATCTAGAGTGAGGTCTTGCATTTTTGGTGGGCGTGACTAACTATACTTATCTaacaaaatagaaacaaaaaacaCTTATTTGAAAGTAAAACAACTtagattatataaaaaaaactctaaaatcATAACAACATAATTAAGAAGAAGATGTATATTACCCTGACAACTTCCTTCTTAATCTTAGAAAGAATAATTGTAGTCCATGTTATGGAAGAGGAAAAGATGGAAATAGAAGAGTGTATAAAATTTACAATATTAACATGAATACATGTTTATGGAAAATAAAGAGTTAGGGTGGTAAAATAAGTAAAGAGTATTAGCCTTAAGatttaaagaaacaaagtgttctTATTTTAATTGTTACATTTAATTATCACTTGTTTAAAAAGACATAAACAGAAGAAACAAAACCTTCAAAATGCCGATAATGGTGCCGCTGTTGTGAGGGAAATTATGCACGCCGGTGACAACGTTGGAGGTGTTGAAAAAGCTCTGAGCGTGGGCTGTCACCAGCATGAAGAGGCACATGACAGGGACGGGGACGGGTGGAAAGAGGCCGGCGACGGCGGCCCACATGAGAAAATAGCCCAAGAAGCACTGGGCCGAGCCCAAGAAGTGTACGATCCATGGTCCGGTTGTGGTTGTGCGAGCAAGGAAGTCGTAGAGGAGGCCGGAGAGGACTCCGGCGTTGACTCCGATGTCCTTGAAGACGGAGACAAGGTCGAGCGTTGACTGATCGTAGTGTTGAGTGGACTTTAGAGTTTGGGAGTAGATGGAGAAAGTATAGAGTGAGCCGCTGGTGCATTGAATCCATATGCTCGCCACCGTTGATACCCACTTGGAGTTAAGGTAGAGATTGAAGTTCGCAAACTCCATTCAGATAAGTTGCTTCACTTTCACAATTTCTCGCTACCTTTACCATCAGAATCACagtttttcattttcttacGTTTTTTATGATTCTCTCTAGTAAGGACACGTGGGATACTGTTCATCAGCCAGCTGTACCTACTTGTCacttttttagattatataatttaaaacctacttttagttataaaaaaatttaaatttaatttttggactgtataattcattatttttttattttttttattgttaaatttgAAAGTATTCTTTgcttaatataaattaaatttgaaaaatataaaatacaaatatgtTTCATTGCCATTTATTTTCACTAaccatttattttatgtttgcaTTTTTAATCTATAGTGCTTGTTTATTTCTGCCATTCTTTCTTTCTTATaaccttttatttaaaaagtatttgaaTTATATCAAAACATCTTATACACACAAtttac harbors:
- the LOC137821408 gene encoding protein NUCLEAR FUSION DEFECTIVE 4-like; its protein translation is MEFANFNLYLNSKWVSTVASIWIQCTSGSLYTFSIYSQTLKSTQHYDQSTLDLVSVFKDIGVNAGVLSGLLYDFLARTTTTGPWIVHFLGSAQCFLGYFLMWAAVAGLFPPVPVPVMCLFMLVTAHAQSFFNTSNVVTGVHNFPHNSGTIIGILKGFLGLSGAILIQVYKTIFNNKPVSYLLMLALLPPINTLLLMWFVRIHNTREDEERKYLNIFSFMALVVAAYLMVVIIVENIFSLQLLVRIAIFVVLVLLLASFLCIAFKAQEKYPGRRSLENLLDERSQLIVEANSLDTAEKVDARPDSLNNQRTNLQQGENLNLFQAVKTVNFWILFISIACGMGSGLATVNNLGQIGESLGYTSHETGSLVSLWSIWNFLGRFGGGYVSDYYLHTRGWARPLFMVITLMVMSVGHVVIVCGLPGALYAGSILVGICYGSQWSLMPTLTSEIFGVANMGSIFNTISIASPVGSYIFSVRVVGYIYDKEASEGNTCVGTRCFMFSFLIMACATLLGSLTALLLFLRTKSFYDQVIRRRIQNIQ